In Bacteroidota bacterium, the genomic window TTTTTTTTTCACTCAAACAAATCAACATAAAACCATTTCTAATTATTTTCCTGAAGTCTTTTTTTGCGGATTTTATTAATTCTTCGTGTGCGATTGTATTTTTTTATCCATCCTGCATTTACCGATTGCCATATTCTTTCGTGTAAATAATAAAGAAAAAGTTTTGAGAATAATTCGATAATCATAACTGATACCGCAATATTCATGGCAGATTTTAAAGCATCATTTTTTGCCTGTTGACGAATTTCTTCACGTAATGCTTTATCAATAATCTCCGCAGGAATTTCTGCTTTTGCAATATGTAAATATACAAAATAAGTAATAGTAAAAGTAGTAACTGATGCAATAACTCTCCATGTAATTGCTTTTACTATACTTCTCCAATGCGATTCATGGTAATCTTTGTGTATGTTTTTTGCCATTTAATAAGTCTCTTTTTATTTGCAAAGATAAAAAAAATGAAAGAAAAGCATTGTTAAAATTGCAAAATCAA contains:
- a CDS encoding DUF2061 domain-containing protein → MAKNIHKDYHESHWRSIVKAITWRVIASVTTFTITYFVYLHIAKAEIPAEIIDKALREEIRQQAKNDALKSAMNIAVSVMIIELFSKLFLYYLHERIWQSVNAGWIKKYNRTRRINKIRKKRLQENN